In a genomic window of Halobiforma lacisalsi AJ5:
- a CDS encoding carbohydrate ABC transporter permease, with translation MATDTDTDGLTRGETGRSQDRERTGNAVVNWMEGLSETAYAYLLLLPAFALLTLVAFYPMIRTFVMSLRADQTRGIDPLGGFIGIENYIDILTGNARLARQFLDIGLTSSFPFIEFGTPFFQQALFVTLAFAIISVVMETLIGFGQAYVLDQDFRGRRWVRVAIILPWAVPIVIQGMIFFLMFQPTVGFGSDLMQSIGVFSGTPLANSRDAFIIILVADIWKSAAFMALLILAGLQSVDRSLYDVARVAGASPWQRFKLITLPLVMPALLVAMLFRTMDAMRVFGLIESTAGCTTVPSLTCLVVEAMFGGTRIYATAAAVAFSTALVIGLIIGGYVVLFRDTEGGMY, from the coding sequence ATGGCAACTGATACCGATACGGATGGACTGACCCGCGGTGAAACCGGACGGAGTCAGGACCGAGAACGGACCGGTAACGCGGTCGTCAATTGGATGGAGGGGCTGAGCGAGACGGCCTACGCGTATCTGTTGTTGCTGCCGGCGTTCGCGTTGTTGACGCTCGTCGCGTTCTATCCGATGATCCGGACGTTCGTTATGTCACTCCGGGCGGACCAGACGCGGGGCATAGATCCGCTCGGCGGATTCATCGGCATCGAGAACTACATCGACATCCTCACCGGGAACGCGCGGCTGGCACGGCAGTTCCTCGACATCGGGCTGACCTCGTCGTTCCCCTTCATCGAATTCGGCACGCCGTTCTTCCAGCAAGCACTGTTCGTCACGCTCGCGTTCGCGATCATCAGCGTCGTCATGGAGACACTGATCGGGTTCGGGCAGGCCTACGTGCTCGACCAGGACTTCCGGGGCCGACGCTGGGTCCGCGTCGCGATCATCCTCCCGTGGGCGGTTCCGATCGTCATTCAGGGGATGATCTTTTTCCTGATGTTCCAGCCGACCGTCGGATTCGGCTCGGACCTCATGCAGAGCATCGGCGTCTTCAGCGGGACGCCGCTGGCCAACAGCCGGGACGCGTTCATCATCATCCTCGTGGCCGACATCTGGAAGTCCGCGGCGTTCATGGCGCTGCTGATCCTCGCGGGACTGCAGAGCGTCGATCGGAGCCTGTACGACGTCGCCCGTGTAGCCGGAGCCTCGCCGTGGCAGCGGTTCAAACTGATCACGCTGCCGCTGGTGATGCCGGCGCTGCTGGTCGCGATGCTGTTCCGAACCATGGACGCGATGCGCGTCTTCGGGCTGATCGAGTCGACGGCCGGCTGCACGACCGTGCCCTCACTGACCTGCCTCGTCGTCGAGGCGATGTTCGGCGGCACGCGAATCTACGCGACGGCCGCCGCCGTCGCTTTCTCGACGGCACTGGTTATCGGCCTGATCATCGGCGGCTACGTCGTGCTCTTCCGCGACACCGAAGGAGGGATGTACTGA
- a CDS encoding carbohydrate ABC transporter permease has protein sequence MSDPNEHTDPNDTGDRPRDPTLRRPDGGRNVLKEGRDAELDRGPLQQWAANSIENPERVYRALFYVAAIFFLFTTLFPFYWLLMVALTPEGQLQDIVFTPNGFNPGAFIEVFEVIPFHIYMFNSFIIALASTAVVLVVASLAGYAFGRLEFPGRTPLMLLVLIISFFPPAAFFIPLNDLFNTSFFFLEPITGDGTLYNTPFALVTPLSAIFMPLAIFILTTFYSQIPDGLEDAARVEGTTRLGALLRVIIPLSAPGVATAGVLTFIAVYNEFFFSFLMTDGQPQNWAPILDGILAYQGQYEVLYHLMAAASIIGVIPVAILVVIAQEKIVSGLTAGALKE, from the coding sequence ATGTCCGATCCGAACGAACACACCGATCCGAACGACACTGGTGACCGACCGAGAGACCCGACGCTCCGCCGGCCCGACGGCGGACGAAACGTCCTCAAGGAAGGCCGCGACGCGGAACTCGACCGCGGCCCGCTCCAGCAGTGGGCCGCCAACTCCATCGAGAACCCCGAACGGGTCTACCGGGCACTGTTCTACGTCGCAGCGATTTTCTTCCTCTTCACGACCCTGTTCCCGTTCTACTGGCTGCTCATGGTCGCGCTGACGCCCGAAGGGCAGCTTCAGGACATCGTCTTCACGCCGAACGGGTTCAACCCCGGCGCCTTCATCGAGGTCTTCGAGGTCATCCCGTTCCACATCTACATGTTCAACAGCTTCATAATCGCGCTGGCCTCGACGGCCGTCGTCCTCGTCGTCGCCAGCCTCGCGGGGTACGCCTTCGGCCGCCTCGAGTTCCCCGGCCGGACGCCGCTCATGCTGCTGGTGCTGATCATTTCGTTCTTCCCGCCGGCGGCGTTCTTCATCCCGCTAAACGACCTCTTTAACACCTCGTTCTTCTTCCTCGAGCCGATCACCGGCGACGGGACCCTCTACAACACGCCGTTCGCGCTGGTGACGCCGCTGTCGGCGATCTTCATGCCGCTCGCCATCTTCATACTGACGACGTTCTACTCGCAGATCCCGGACGGGCTCGAGGACGCGGCCCGCGTCGAGGGGACGACCCGACTGGGCGCGCTGCTCAGGGTCATCATTCCGCTGTCGGCGCCCGGCGTCGCGACCGCCGGCGTGCTGACGTTCATCGCGGTTTACAACGAGTTCTTCTTCTCGTTCCTGATGACCGACGGCCAGCCCCAGAACTGGGCGCCGATCCTCGACGGTATCCTCGCCTATCAGGGCCAGTACGAGGTGCTTTACCATCTAATGGCCGCCGCGAGTATCATCGGGGTGATCCCGGTCGCGATCCTCGTGGTTATCGCACAGGAAAAGATCGTCAGCGGACTCACCGCAGGAGCACTCAAGGAGTAA
- a CDS encoding ABC transporter ATP-binding protein has product MARVRLENITKRYGDETAVDDISLEVEDGEFVTFVGPSGCGKSTTMETVAGLTEPTEGRVYIGDDEVTGLAPKDRGVAMVFQNIALFPHMDVYENISFGLRLRKYDDEEVRRRVEEAADIVQLEGMLDRMPAEMSGGQQQRVGIARAIVRNPDVFLMDEPLANLDAKLRVHMRTELQRLHRELNATIIYVTHDQAEAMTMSNRIAVLNDGKLQQIAPPLECYNEPTNLFVAGFIGSPSMNFAEGTLVEGGLETNNFNIDLDPGRLSGVSVGDEVTLGVRPEDVHLRRYADSLADPTDPIDARSDVLEPMGDEVFVYLLLAEEAGRSMAEDPATASDQLLMSITPDTDVHEGQDLEVVLDRSKLHLFDAATGEALLHGLVERSGPESGEASKAG; this is encoded by the coding sequence ATGGCACGAGTACGACTCGAGAATATCACGAAACGGTACGGAGACGAAACGGCAGTCGACGACATCAGCCTCGAGGTCGAGGACGGTGAGTTCGTCACTTTCGTCGGCCCTTCGGGCTGTGGGAAGTCGACGACGATGGAGACGGTCGCGGGGTTGACCGAGCCCACCGAGGGTCGGGTCTACATCGGCGACGACGAGGTCACCGGCCTCGCCCCGAAGGATCGCGGCGTCGCGATGGTTTTCCAGAACATCGCGCTGTTCCCCCACATGGACGTCTACGAGAACATCTCGTTCGGCCTCCGACTGCGGAAGTACGACGACGAGGAGGTCCGTCGTCGCGTCGAGGAGGCCGCCGATATCGTCCAGCTCGAGGGGATGCTCGATCGAATGCCGGCGGAGATGTCCGGCGGCCAGCAACAGCGGGTCGGCATCGCCCGCGCGATCGTTCGCAATCCGGACGTGTTCCTGATGGACGAGCCGCTGGCGAACCTGGACGCGAAGCTGCGGGTCCACATGCGCACGGAGCTCCAGCGGCTCCATCGGGAACTGAACGCGACGATCATCTACGTCACCCACGATCAGGCCGAGGCGATGACGATGTCCAACCGGATCGCCGTCCTGAACGACGGGAAACTCCAGCAGATCGCCCCGCCGCTGGAGTGCTACAACGAACCGACGAACCTGTTCGTCGCGGGGTTCATCGGCTCGCCGTCGATGAACTTCGCTGAGGGAACGCTCGTCGAGGGCGGCCTCGAGACGAATAACTTCAACATCGATCTCGATCCGGGTCGACTGTCGGGCGTGTCGGTCGGTGACGAGGTCACGCTCGGCGTCAGACCGGAAGACGTCCACCTGCGGCGGTACGCGGACTCACTGGCCGATCCGACGGATCCGATCGACGCCCGATCCGACGTCCTCGAGCCGATGGGCGACGAGGTCTTCGTCTACCTCCTGCTGGCCGAGGAGGCCGGCCGCTCGATGGCCGAGGATCCGGCGACCGCGTCCGACCAACTGCTGATGAGCATCACGCCGGATACCGACGTCCACGAGGGACAGGACCTCGAGGTCGTGCTCGATCGGTCGAAGCTACACCTCTTCGATGCGGCGACCGGCGAAGCGCTGCTCCACGGACTGGTCGAGCGCTCCGGGCCCGAATCGGGCGAGGCGTCGAAAGCGGGCTGA
- a CDS encoding Gfo/Idh/MocA family protein has translation MTTDRTDIRTGIVGLGNIGQYHAERLVDLDVPLVGGMDVATDARTRFARRYDVDVYEDHRDLYDTLDAVVITTPNKYHEEYAIDAFEHDLHVLLEKPLAHSMESAERIAEAAREADGHCMVGFNNRFANAVRIVKNRLDRGDLGEVSHVEANYVRRRGIPGRGSWFTRRQIAGGGALIDLGVHAIDLAMYLLDYPEVTEVSGIARSEFGSREEYAYLDMWADDAGPAGFDVDDSASAFVRCADDQSISLEVAWATNRPANHEFVVRGTESAARFDLLEGDLSFYSASKIGPDHLEDTSIETRQNDTHTDEQRTFFDRIAADDPDDDSVEQALAVQRIVDAIYRSSEEGRTIPIDE, from the coding sequence ATGACAACCGATCGAACGGACATCAGGACGGGAATCGTCGGCCTCGGTAACATCGGACAGTACCACGCCGAGCGGTTGGTCGATCTGGACGTGCCGCTGGTCGGCGGCATGGACGTCGCCACCGACGCCCGGACGCGGTTCGCGCGACGGTACGACGTCGACGTCTACGAGGACCATCGGGATCTGTACGACACGCTCGACGCCGTCGTCATCACGACGCCGAACAAGTACCACGAGGAGTACGCGATCGACGCGTTCGAACACGACCTGCACGTGCTCCTCGAGAAGCCGCTGGCTCACTCGATGGAAAGCGCCGAACGAATCGCCGAGGCGGCACGGGAGGCCGACGGTCACTGCATGGTGGGATTCAACAACCGCTTCGCCAACGCGGTCCGGATCGTCAAGAACCGGCTCGACCGCGGCGATCTCGGCGAGGTTTCACACGTCGAGGCGAACTACGTCCGACGCCGCGGCATCCCGGGCCGTGGGTCGTGGTTCACCCGACGACAGATCGCCGGCGGCGGCGCACTCATCGATCTGGGCGTCCACGCGATCGACCTCGCGATGTATCTGCTCGACTACCCCGAGGTCACGGAAGTCAGCGGGATCGCCCGCAGCGAGTTCGGCTCCCGCGAGGAGTACGCGTACCTCGACATGTGGGCCGACGACGCGGGACCGGCGGGGTTCGACGTCGACGACTCCGCCAGCGCGTTCGTCCGCTGTGCGGACGACCAGTCGATCTCGCTTGAAGTCGCGTGGGCGACCAACCGGCCCGCGAACCACGAGTTCGTCGTCCGGGGCACCGAATCCGCCGCCCGGTTCGACCTGCTCGAGGGCGACCTCTCCTTTTACTCCGCGAGCAAGATCGGCCCGGACCACCTCGAGGATACGTCGATCGAGACGCGCCAGAACGATACGCACACGGACGAACAGCGGACGTTCTTCGACCGTATCGCCGCGGACGACCCCGACGACGACAGCGTCGAGCAGGCGCTTGCCGTCCAGCGGATCGTCGACGCCATCTATCGCTCGAGCGAGGAGGGCCGAACGATTCCGATCGACGAGTGA
- a CDS encoding sugar phosphate isomerase/epimerase family protein, which translates to MEIGVHTPPLADETLADALAYLDDLGVDTIEPGVGGHPGEDHLPRAEYLDDEDAQAEVRDLLDDHDMRISALATHNNPLHPDDERAEEADTELREAIRLADQLEVDVVTCFSGLPAGGPDDEVPNWITAPWPPEHADALEYQWEQAVDYWSDLAAFADDHGVDVAIEMHPNMLVYEPHGMARLREETNERVGANFDPSHLYWQGISVTDAIRYLGERDAIHHVHAKDTRIYEAMAREKGVLDTTAYDDEPNRSWLFRSVGYGHDESHWKDVVSTLRMVGYDGALSIEHEDSLTSSREGLEKAIELLERVVFETQPGEAYWAE; encoded by the coding sequence ATGGAGATCGGCGTTCATACCCCGCCGCTCGCGGATGAAACGCTCGCCGACGCCCTGGCCTATCTCGACGACCTGGGCGTCGACACCATCGAGCCCGGCGTCGGCGGCCACCCGGGAGAGGACCACCTCCCCCGGGCCGAGTACCTCGACGACGAGGACGCCCAGGCCGAGGTGCGTGACCTGCTAGACGACCACGACATGCGGATCAGCGCGCTCGCGACCCACAACAACCCGTTACATCCCGACGACGAGCGGGCCGAGGAGGCCGATACGGAACTCCGGGAGGCCATTCGACTGGCCGACCAGCTCGAGGTCGACGTCGTCACCTGCTTCTCCGGGCTCCCGGCCGGCGGACCGGACGACGAGGTCCCCAACTGGATCACCGCCCCGTGGCCGCCGGAACACGCCGATGCCCTCGAGTACCAGTGGGAGCAGGCCGTCGACTACTGGAGCGATCTGGCCGCGTTCGCCGACGACCACGGCGTCGACGTCGCGATCGAGATGCATCCGAATATGCTCGTCTACGAACCGCACGGGATGGCCCGACTGCGCGAGGAGACGAACGAACGCGTCGGGGCGAACTTCGACCCCTCACATCTCTACTGGCAGGGAATCTCGGTCACCGACGCGATCCGCTATCTGGGCGAACGCGACGCCATCCATCACGTCCACGCAAAGGACACGCGGATCTACGAGGCGATGGCCCGCGAGAAAGGCGTTCTCGACACGACCGCCTACGACGACGAACCCAACCGCTCGTGGCTGTTCCGCTCGGTCGGCTACGGCCACGACGAATCCCACTGGAAAGACGTCGTCTCGACCCTGCGGATGGTCGGCTACGACGGGGCGCTCAGCATCGAACACGAGGACTCGCTGACGAGTTCACGGGAAGGCCTCGAGAAGGCGATCGAACTGCTCGAGCGAGTCGTCTTCGAGACCCAGCCTGGCGAGGCCTACTGGGCCGAGTGA
- a CDS encoding HalOD1 output domain-containing protein, which yields MSSPGNTSTASGEVPPSQAIIEAIAAQEGVDPTEMEPPEYEPLYSVVNPEALDSLFRTSHATGQRNAVVALEYEGYDVVVHGDGRVDVHESGSDESPLVDRVLE from the coding sequence ATGTCCTCTCCCGGAAATACGTCGACGGCGAGCGGAGAGGTGCCTCCCTCACAGGCTATTATCGAAGCGATCGCCGCCCAGGAAGGCGTCGATCCCACCGAGATGGAGCCCCCGGAGTACGAACCTCTGTATTCGGTCGTCAACCCGGAAGCGCTCGACTCGCTCTTTCGAACGTCTCACGCGACCGGTCAGCGGAACGCCGTCGTTGCGCTCGAGTACGAAGGCTACGACGTCGTCGTCCACGGCGACGGCCGCGTCGACGTCCACGAATCAGGCTCCGACGAGAGTCCCCTCGTCGACCGAGTCCTGGAGTAA
- a CDS encoding cryptochrome/photolyase family protein — MIVHWHRKDLRVRDNRGLGRAAAMGNRDDEGEGTGEGESEGTGEDAHIVPLFVLDPTVLEHASPVRVSCLLEALGGLRDRYRELGSDLLVFRGEASEVVPRVAAEYDAEAVTWGEDYSGLAAERDRAVTAALEDDGVETETVYDSIIHEPGSITPNQGDHYSVFSYFWKKWRDREKPAPVEPPAADDLTDLHGDDGTDPLPSLANLGFDEPKASTRPVTQATARERVASFCAGPIYEYDDRRDYPAAGATSRLSVHYKWGTIGPRAVYAATERAMDRASSDDERDGVTAFRRQLAFREFYAHVLAFNPEIVSENFSDATGEIDWRNDPDEFAAWKAGKTGYPIVDAGMRQLREDGWVHNRVRMIVAAFLTKDLLVDWRKGYDWFRYNLADHDTANDVGGWQWAASTGMDAQPYFRVFNPTKQGQDYDPDAEYIREYVPELRDASADEIHDWGSLSDAERERIAPEYPAPIVDHGERRELAIETFERARD, encoded by the coding sequence ATGATCGTTCACTGGCACCGCAAGGATCTGCGGGTGCGGGACAACCGCGGGTTGGGACGCGCCGCGGCGATGGGAAACCGCGACGATGAGGGCGAGGGCACGGGAGAGGGCGAGAGTGAGGGCACGGGTGAGGACGCCCACATCGTCCCCCTGTTCGTCCTCGATCCGACCGTCCTCGAGCACGCGTCGCCGGTCCGGGTCTCCTGTCTGCTCGAGGCGCTGGGGGGGCTTCGCGACCGGTACCGCGAGTTGGGCAGCGACCTCCTCGTGTTCCGTGGTGAGGCCAGCGAGGTCGTCCCCCGAGTCGCGGCCGAGTACGACGCGGAAGCCGTCACCTGGGGCGAGGACTATAGCGGACTCGCCGCCGAACGGGACCGCGCCGTCACTGCCGCGCTCGAGGACGACGGGGTCGAAACGGAGACGGTCTACGACTCGATCATTCACGAACCGGGGTCGATCACGCCCAACCAGGGGGATCACTACTCCGTCTTCTCGTATTTCTGGAAGAAGTGGCGCGACCGGGAGAAGCCCGCGCCCGTCGAGCCGCCGGCTGCGGACGACCTCACGGACCTGCACGGCGACGACGGCACCGATCCGTTGCCCTCGCTCGCGAATCTCGGGTTCGACGAGCCGAAGGCGTCGACCCGGCCAGTGACTCAGGCGACGGCCCGCGAACGCGTCGCGTCGTTCTGTGCGGGCCCGATCTACGAGTACGACGACCGCCGCGACTACCCGGCGGCGGGGGCGACCTCGCGGCTCTCAGTCCACTACAAGTGGGGAACTATCGGCCCCCGGGCCGTCTACGCGGCGACCGAGCGGGCGATGGACCGGGCCTCGAGCGACGACGAGCGGGACGGGGTGACGGCGTTTCGTCGACAGCTCGCGTTCAGGGAGTTTTACGCCCACGTGCTGGCGTTCAACCCGGAGATCGTCTCCGAGAACTTCAGCGACGCGACGGGCGAGATCGACTGGCGGAACGACCCCGACGAGTTCGCCGCCTGGAAGGCCGGGAAGACCGGCTACCCGATCGTCGACGCCGGGATGCGACAGCTTCGCGAGGACGGATGGGTCCACAACCGCGTCCGGATGATCGTCGCCGCGTTCCTGACCAAGGACCTCCTCGTCGACTGGCGGAAGGGGTACGACTGGTTCCGGTACAACCTCGCCGATCACGACACGGCAAACGACGTCGGTGGCTGGCAGTGGGCCGCCTCGACGGGGATGGACGCCCAGCCGTACTTCCGGGTCTTCAATCCGACCAAACAGGGCCAGGACTACGACCCAGACGCGGAGTACATCCGCGAGTACGTGCCGGAACTGCGGGACGCGTCGGCCGACGAGATCCACGACTGGGGCTCGCTCTCCGATGCAGAACGGGAGCGTATCGCCCCGGAGTATCCGGCGCCGATCGTCGATCACGGGGAGCGTCGGGAACTCGCGATCGAGACGTTCGAGCGGGCGCGTGACTGA
- a CDS encoding phosphatase PAP2 family protein: MTLAAVVLELALVVATMLAVATLVVVGPRPVATALNDFRWRLRACLLPLAALAVVLLLRWATVDVVVRLEREVIGNPVTSYLFEFERVVFPEYPVVVLQSFQTPEVTAYFVFVYIYGYAFLLLFPFVAYFALEEMEELSTLIVAFAVNYGVGLVCYVLFLSMGPRNLEPTLFEGLLYDAFPQSRTLTNQVNQNTNVFPSLHSSLSMTVFFIAWQTREKYPLWVPISGVLAISVVVSTMYLGIHWFLDVVAGTALAAASVYVARNYSIESAISGIRGYLDGRLGRNGRPERD, translated from the coding sequence ATGACGCTCGCCGCCGTCGTCCTCGAACTCGCCCTGGTCGTCGCGACGATGCTCGCGGTCGCGACCCTGGTCGTCGTCGGGCCGCGACCGGTAGCGACGGCCCTGAACGACTTTCGATGGCGACTCAGGGCCTGTCTGTTGCCGCTTGCCGCGCTCGCGGTCGTGTTGCTTCTCCGATGGGCGACCGTCGACGTCGTCGTGCGTCTCGAGCGGGAAGTGATCGGCAACCCGGTCACCTCGTATCTCTTCGAATTCGAACGGGTAGTCTTCCCCGAGTATCCGGTGGTCGTCCTCCAGTCGTTCCAGACCCCGGAAGTGACGGCCTACTTCGTGTTCGTCTACATCTACGGCTACGCGTTCCTGCTTTTGTTCCCGTTCGTCGCGTACTTCGCGCTCGAGGAGATGGAGGAGCTATCGACGCTGATCGTCGCGTTCGCGGTGAACTACGGTGTCGGCCTCGTCTGTTACGTCCTCTTCCTTTCGATGGGGCCGCGCAACCTCGAGCCGACGCTGTTCGAGGGGCTGCTGTACGACGCGTTCCCGCAGTCGCGGACGCTCACGAACCAGGTGAACCAGAACACCAACGTGTTCCCCTCGCTGCACTCGTCGCTGTCGATGACCGTCTTCTTCATCGCCTGGCAGACCCGTGAGAAGTATCCGCTCTGGGTACCCATCTCGGGCGTGCTCGCCATTAGCGTCGTCGTCTCGACGATGTATCTGGGGATCCACTGGTTCCTCGACGTCGTCGCCGGGACGGCGCTGGCGGCCGCGAGCGTCTACGTCGCCCGCAACTACTCGATCGAAAGCGCGATCAGCGGGATCCGCGGGTACCTCGACGGTCGACTCGGCCGCAACGGGCGACCCGAACGCGACTAA